A region of Panicum virgatum strain AP13 chromosome 8N, P.virgatum_v5, whole genome shotgun sequence DNA encodes the following proteins:
- the LOC120685338 gene encoding uncharacterized protein LOC120685338 — protein MHYEARVQAVVVYCAEFEKRSVKKPTARDIFLTRDQYLRVPPNWCANKAECWSMMVDKWIREDWARQHALCRERRLMMPGPAHHQGSLSLSEYKNTWSESHPGQSCNNFTAYAMSHMGRVTSDVAYNPAAPPEAYTNPSIHARINAYTEVGRALHGETWDPTTAPLSGEAIMRAGQGKKHGRYLIANSLVDTASTPSLSQLRASTTDSTPPIRPRPETSVASVHQRQAEMEAKFEEERRCRLEIEAKLEQERKLREE, from the exons atgcactacgaggcgCGTGTCCAGGCCGTCGTTGTGTACTGCGCCGAGTTCGAGAAGAGGAGTGTCAAGAAACCAACCGCAAGGGACATCTTCCTCACGCGAGACCAGTACTTAAGG GTGCCTCCGAACTGGTGCGCAAACAAGGCCGAGTGCTGGTCTATGATGGTGGACAAGTGGATCAGAGAGGATTGGGCCCGCCAGCACGCCTTATGCCGGGAGCGCCGCTTGATGATGCCGGGTCCGGCACATCATCAAGGGAGCCTTAGCCTCAGCGAGTACAAGAATACTTGG TCGGAGTCTCATCCAGGCCAGTCTTGCAACAACTTCACGGCGTACGCCATGTCTCACATGGGCAGGGTGACGTCGGACGTGGCCTACAACCCGGCGGCTCCACCAGAGGCCTACACAAACCCAAGCATCCACGCGCGCATCAATGCGTACACAGAGGTGGGAAGGGCGCTCCACGGGGAGACTTGGGATCCGACCACCGCGCCACTCTccggagaagccatcatgagggcgggacaagggaagaagcaCGGGCGGTACTTGATCGCCAACAGCTTGGTCGACACGGCGAGTACGCCCAGTCTCTCGCAGCTTAGGGCAAGTACCACCGACTCGACCCCGCCCATTCGCCCACggcctgagacttcagtggccagcgtgcaccagagacag gccgagatggaggcaaagtttgaggaggagaggaggtgccgactggagatcgaggccaagctggagcaggagcggaagctgAGGGAGGAGTAG
- the LOC120685336 gene encoding uncharacterized protein LOC120685336 has translation MITLTLLYMQAQSKGIIAAMGMVRACMPVPLPALPAAAHSTGAAEKKPSRGGLRVLVLGGTGRVGWSTATALSKLRPDLRILIGGRNREKGKSLASKLGKRSEFVQVDIHDPSMLEAALYGADLVVHAAGPFQREDKCTVLEAAISTKTPYIDVCDDADYSWRAKGFHEQAKASGVPAIITAGICPGVSNVMAAELVHAARREKASEPERLRFFYYIAGSGGVGPTTLASSFLLLGEDVIVYNKGKERKLKPYSGSLNIDFGKGVGKKDVYLLNLPEVKSTFKILSVPTVSARFGSDPFFWNWGMHTFATFLPTESLRDKNKVLKLVELVDPIVRTIDVIAGECVAMRVVLEHSNGQNSVGLFTHEKLSVSVGYAVAAFILTIIEGNTQPGVWFPEEPEGIASEARNLLLKRATQGATNFVMNK, from the exons ATGATCACGTTGACCTTGTTGTATATGCAGGCTCAAAGCAAAGGAATCATCGCCGCCATGGGAATGGTCCGAGCATGCATGCCAGTGCCGCTCCCGGCTCTTCCTGCTGCCGCTCATTCCACCGGCGCTGCCGAGAAGAAGCCCTCGAGGGGCGGCCTCCGTGTGCTCGTGCTTGGCGGCACTGGCCGTGTGGGCTGGTCCACGGCCACCGCGCTTTCCAAGCTCCGGCCTGACCTCCGCATCCTCATCGGAGGCAGGAACAG GGAAAAAGGTAAATCTCTGGCATCTAAACTTGGAAAGCGATCGGAGTTTGTCCAAGTTGATATTCACGATCCAAGCATGTTGGAGGCGGCCCTGTATG GTGCGGATTTAGTTGTCCATGCTGCAGGTCCTTTCCAAAGGGAGGACAAGTGCACTGTCTTGGAGGCAGCAATATCTACTAAG ACACCATACATTGATGTTTGTGATGATGCTGATTATTCGTGGAGAGCAAAAGGTTTCCATGAACAGGCGAAAGCTAGTGGTGTTCCAGCTATTATTACTGCAGGCATATGTCCTGGAGTGAGCAACG TGATGGCTGCCGAGCTGGTGCATGCTGCTAGAAGGGAAAAGGCTAGTGAACCTGAAAGACTAAG ATTCTTCTATTACATCGCTGGTTCTGGTGGTGTTGGCCCCACAACATTGGCATCAAGTTTTTTGCTACTTGGGGAGGATGTCATTGTATATAACAAGG gaaaggaaaggaagctAAAGCCCTATAGTGGATCTCTAAACATTGATTTTGGAAAGGGTGTTGGAAAGAAAGATGTTTACTTATT GAATTTACCTGAAGTGAAGAGTACTTTTAAGATTCTAAGTGTGCCAACTGTTAGTGCTCGATTTGGTTCGGATCCTTTCTTCTGGAATTGGGGAATGCATACTTTTGCAACCTTTTTACCTACT GAGTCCTTGAGGGATAAAAATAAGGTCCTAAAACTGGTTGAGTTGGTTGATCCCATTGTTCGAACCATTGATGTCATTGCTGGAGAATGTGTCGCCATGAGA GTAGTCTTGGAGCATTCAAATGGCCAGAATAGTGTGGGATTATTTACTCACGAAAAGTTGTCGGT ATCAGTCGGCTATGCAGTAGCCGCATTCATTTTAACAATTATTGAGGGCAACACACAGCCAGGTGTCTGGTTTCCAGAAGAG CCCGAGGGAATTGCAAGTGAAGCAAGGAACCTGCTTCTTAAGCGTGCAACTCAAGGAGCAACTAACTTCGTGATGAACAAGTGA
- the LOC120685339 gene encoding probable 3-hydroxyisobutyryl-CoA hydrolase 2, translating into MADEWVTATIQSLKKASPTSLKTTLRSIREGRTQTVGDCLRREYRMVCHVVRGDFSKDFFEGCRAILIEKDQNPKWMPPSLEQVHEEAVEQYFSKIDDPQWEDLNLPPRHSHGRNIESKL; encoded by the exons ATGGCTGATGAATGGGTTACTGCGACAATCCAGTCCTTGAAAAAGGCTTCTCCTACTAGCCTAAAAACCACCCTGAGATCG ATAAGAGAAGGGAGAACACAAACTGTTGGGGATTGCTTACGTCGGGAGTATAGAATGGTTTGCCATGTCGTCCGTGGTGACTTCAGCAAAGACTTCTTTGAA GGATGTAGAGCTATACTGatagagaaagatcaaaacccAAAG TGGATGCCTCCAAGTTTGGAACAAGTGCATGAGGAGGCAGTTGAACAATATTTCTCCAAAATTGATGATCCACAGTGGGAAGATTTAAACCTACCGCCCAGACATTCGCATGGAAGAAATATTGAGTCCAAGCTTTGA